Below is a genomic region from Romeriopsis navalis LEGE 11480.
CATGCCAGTAACGCCGGTGGTACTGACGAGATAAATAAAGCCTTGGGATTGGGCGGCAATGGCCTTAATCCGCTCCGGTGAGCTGGTTGGTGCCACCAGCAAAATCACTTCAATGCCGTACTTCTCGGCGGGTTTCAGCAAGGTGTCAGATTCTTCCAAGGGCAAATCCGGTACGACTAAACCACTGGCTCCAGCGGCCTTAATTTCCTGGAGGAACTGGTCGATGCCACGGTTCAGAATGGGGTTGTAGTAGGTGAATAGGACGATCGGTGCTTTGATGCGGGGGACAACTTCGTGCATCATCGCCAGGACTGCTTCGAGTTTGGTGCCGTTTGCCAAGGCGCGAGTGGCGGCCGCCTGAATCACCGGACCATCGGCTAGGGGGTCGGAATAGGGCACACCTAACTCGATAATGTCTGCCCCTCGTTGGTCGAGGATTTGGAGCGCGGCGGCGGTGGTTTTAAGGTCAGGATCACCAGCAGTGATGAAGGGAATCAGCGCGCATTGAGCCCGATCGCGCAAATAGATGAATTTTTCAGCAATGGAGGGTCGAGTAGCGGCGGTCATAGGTGCGATTTGGCGATAGGGAACGGAGGCTGGTGGCTGCAATTGCCGGGAATTCAAGAGGGGTTTGAATTACTGTCCTGGGCGGCTCGACGCTGTTTCAGGTCGAGTACTTCGGCTTGCAATTTTTCCCGCGCTTCAGGCGACATCTCAGCGTAGCGTTTTTCCAGCACGGCATCTTCATAGTCTTTGAGTTGTTGGACATAGGTCATTTTTTGCGTCAGTGCCCGGTAGAGGTAGGTTGAAACCCAACCCAAAACCCCAATCACGAGCAAAAATTGACTCCAGACTCCGGCATTGGCGGAGTCGAAGCCCGCAATCTCAAAGCCCCAATAGAGGATGCCACCCGCGACGAAGACGCCAAGACCAGCAAAAATTACATCAATGCGCCGCATAAATCGCCCAGGAAAAATTGCTGCAAAACAGTTGAATATCTTTAAGTTAAGTCAGGCTTGCCTAACTCAGCATGAACTGAGTTGGCGCTAGCCCATTTGGCTGATCTAATTCGGAACAGTGCGCTTTTCGGGCCGAAAGTTCAAGAACGGCGATAGCACCAGCAGGCCAGGGAAAAACATGAAAACGAGGAAATATAACAAGACTCGCTCGATCGAGCTTGCGACGTACCAACGTTGCTTCAAGAGGAAGAAGATCGCCAATGGCAGCACCAATAGGTACGCGCCACCCAACATTAGGTACAAAAGTGCAACCAGCATAAGCCTTACAGTTCTAAGAAAGGTCGATGGAATATCTCGCAGCGAGGGACTCGATACGAAGCAGTTCCATAACTATTTTAAGGGGCGATTGCAGCGATCGCACGCCAAATACTGAGATAGCGGCGGTAAAGTTCGCCGAATTATCCCCCTCTCTGTGGGAATATGCCGCATGAAATAGCAACTTCCGTCGGATCACTAGAGCCAATTTCTGAAAAAGGTTGATCGAAACTGCAGTTTAATGATGCAATATATAGACGGTCGATTCAGTAAGTTGCTGAGTTGAGTCTGGTTGCTTGCTTTGGTCAATGTGGCATTCAAGCATTTGTTCGGGGGCATGGCGGAATGGTAGACGCTACGGATTTAAAATCCGTTGATCGCAAGATCGTGAGGGTTCAAGTCCCTCTGCCCCCATCCGCTTTTCAATTCGTGATGGTTTGATAAATCATCGGTTTACAAACTACGTGCATTCTTTGAAGTGATGACGAATTTGTCCGTGTATTCGCGGCTTGATTCAAATTCATCGTGTAAAATTGTTTCTATACAAAGAAACTGTAGATGTCACCCTAACTCCTGAGTCGCCGAATGATAGGGGATTTATTGCCAAACGATAATTGGAGAGATATTGCCCGTGGTGAATCACCGCTGCGCAGTTCTCGTCCTGTGCCTAAAATTCAGCGAGCCCAGCAGACGGTTTATACGTTTTTGTTGGGGATCGTCAAAAAGTGGCCACCTGAAGAGGTCTTACTTGAGTTTAAACGTCTGTTTTTGTATAACGTTGACGGTGTTACCTC
It encodes:
- the trpA gene encoding tryptophan synthase subunit alpha, encoding MTAATRPSIAEKFIYLRDRAQCALIPFITAGDPDLKTTAAALQILDQRGADIIELGVPYSDPLADGPVIQAAATRALANGTKLEAVLAMMHEVVPRIKAPIVLFTYYNPILNRGIDQFLQEIKAAGASGLVVPDLPLEESDTLLKPAEKYGIEVILLVAPTSSPERIKAIAAQSQGFIYLVSTTGVTGMRSQVQGKVREMLLQLRQVTDKPIGVGFGISQPDQAKQMMEWGADGAIVGSAFVKRLNEGSTVEGLRSIGEFCQSLKAAITPEG
- a CDS encoding DUF3007 family protein — its product is MRRIDVIFAGLGVFVAGGILYWGFEIAGFDSANAGVWSQFLLVIGVLGWVSTYLYRALTQKMTYVQQLKDYEDAVLEKRYAEMSPEAREKLQAEVLDLKQRRAAQDSNSNPS
- the ndhL gene encoding NAD(P)H-quinone oxidoreductase subunit L, producing MLVALLYLMLGGAYLLVLPLAIFFLLKQRWYVASSIERVLLYFLVFMFFPGLLVLSPFLNFRPEKRTVPN